From Daucus carota subsp. sativus chromosome 6, DH1 v3.0, whole genome shotgun sequence:
GGCAGCTACAACAGGGCAGCTGCAGGCCAATAGCCATAACAACATTATCGGCTCAGTTAACCATCATATGCTCAAATCCTCCACCTCCTTGCAGGGTGACACGAGGCCCTTGAACGTTGACAAGCAGATTCTGTAACCATCTCCTCGTGGTTGGATCTTCCTGAAAACAAACATCGGGAATAAGTGTTTGTTATGATAAAACTCTTGGATGAGACAAATACATCaagcagcaacaacaacaatatgtTCAAGGCAGGTTTCACCAGCTGCACTAGTATTAGTGGCTCTCAATAGATACGGCTACACACATCATACATGTATGGCAAACCATGGCACTGTTCCAAGTTCTCAGAACATGCAATATCTGACTCATTAACGACTCAAACATGATACAGTGTCACCATCAACCATGTATTTCCTAGTCCGATAGATAAGTAGTTTTGGGTTGGGGTTCTGATCAGAGGTCATCTTCTCAGAAGCTCTTCACGTATCAAATTTACATTCTAGACATTTCAATTTATCACTATATTTTctctaataattttcaaattattatccCCGTCATTGGTAACCCACCGCTATTACTTGAATTCCCTTGACAGTTTAAAGTTCTGATATGTACTTACACGCAGGCAGCTACTAAAGGTAGTATCTCGAAGCATATCCGGAAGGCAACTCCTCAATGCATCACAAGCCCTGCACCATATATAAGAAAATCTGTAAGTTGTGAATGTTGCAAATTTGAACGTTTAATGCAAGTAAAGGGAGAAATCATGTAGTTTACCTGGGGTTATCTGATAAGCGCAAGTAGCAGCGAATGATATGCTTCAGCAGCCTTGATGATGGTTGTTCTGCGAGAGCAGCAACCATGTTTGCCAGAACTCGGCCCACCGCAAAAAATCGCTCTGCTGTAGTACAAATATAGTCCAAGCCGACATCATCCAACAATATCTTTTGCACTATAAATGTGGCAACCTGACATCGACATATTTCTGTCAAATATCTATACAAAAGCAATCAAATGCTACCTTCATCTAAGTTAATAACCCCTACTATCATAACTTGTACATGGTGAAGCCTAATAGCCCCACTGTGTTACTAATGGTATTCAATTAAGTCTACACAATCCCATTTGAAGAATGAAAAGGAAAGAACAAAGTAACAGAACTAGAATAACATTCAGGAAACACTCAACTGTTTTTGATAACTCACTCCCCATCTCCATAGTACGCAAGCACAGAGGAATAATTTCAGTTGATAGCAGAAAACTTATAACTTCAGTATCATCAAcctgaaaaaatatttatgatataagTTTAAGGAATCTGAAGTTAGAAAAAAAATGACACATGAACAAGTGAATGAAAAAACACAGGGAATGACAAAATAAAGAGAATAAAGAattgcaacattttcatcaagGAGCACTATGCAATAGCATAGGTCCATCacatagtgtgtgtgtgtgtgtgtggatgGTGAGTGATTATTACCTTCACCAGGGCACCGATGACCCCCAAACTAGTAAGCCTCAGGTATTCGAAAGGCCTTGACTTACTAGTAGTATTGAGAAACGGATATAGATATAGAGGAATATGAGCTGCAAGTGGTTAAATGTTTGTTAGTTttccaaaaaaatcacaaatattATCAAGATAATTCTGGCATGATCTAAGCACAGCCTAACTGCGAGAACCGATAAAAAAAGTGAACTCTAGATATCTTCCAGTTTCTGTTGACAAATTATTTACTGTTTTGCAAGAAGCAGAACTCCACCAGAACTTATGTTTAACCACAAAATGTATTGCAAGAATCAGTTTTAGCACAAGCAAAGAAATTTGGCCGCTGTTTAAGGAAACATTATCAGCAACTTATATGTAATGTTAACATATACAAGTTGTCTCTAACTattcaattattattaaaatgtcAGAGTTATTACAAATTAGTAATAATTAACAGAACTTTTAATTTGTAAGATATATTTCAATCAGAAAATCACAAGACATCACTGAGGCTGCAATAGCAAGTGCTGATTAATGTcacttaataataatttatattgatGGAAACAACTAGAACAAAATACATGTATTTACCATTGAGGAACAACATTCTTGTATCTGGGTGGGAGGCTACACACTGCAAAAACAATAAGTCAATATCGTTAGTAATGAACTGGTGTAGATGAATTTTATAgagtgaaaatataatttatgtgcATTTTATAAAAACCAAGGCAGCTGTTAACACTGCTATGTAAACTTATGTAGCACCCAAGGACATACAGATATATAACTTCATTTAACATAGGTCCTCATGCCTTGCAGTACCAAGTGATTAAATTGAGTTGCGGGGTAGTTTATCAAACTTAACAATTTTAGCTCAAATTGGTAACTTGATACAGAATGCTGTTGATTTCATACAGTTTCACTTTCAATAATACTCCCTATGTCCcaatcatttctttacactttccttttctgGACGTCCCTCTCAATCCttcacatttcaaaactttaaaATTACTCTCACACACTACCTTATCTATTTTTCTACctctatcaaaaaaatattaatcggTCTCACCACTTCTCCTACTTTACTCACTACTTTATACAGTTTCCATAAACTCCACGCCACACCCAAATATAAACAATTgggtgggatggagggagtattatactGGCTGCAACCATATATATGTTGTTTATACGCACAAGAGTTATTATTGATATTGCATTGTTAAATCGAGTGTCTCACCGAAAGAGTCTCTCTACAATATCCTCCAAGGAGTAACGGTAAGGTATGCGTACATCTTACCTCCTCAAACCCTGCTTTATGACTAGGCTCCAAGAGGTATTATTTAGACAGGTTTGGTTCATTATACATATTTAAACAAGCAGCTCATCTATGAACATTTAACATCCAAATAAAGCATTCTTAGTAATTTTCCTTCGTGCATGATCTCTCGTAAGTGATGATACAGAGTTCAAGATTGTATAGCAATAAAAAAGACTTGTGGAGTTTTTTTTACCAGGCCATTTTAGAATTGCTATCTttctaccccccccccccccccccccccctccccctgccttcctatatattatataacctTATCAggttgtttttaaaataattttgtaaattgacAGCCAGTAGTACCTATAGAATTGTATGATAATACTAACTTCAATTAAAAAATTGTTGGTGTCAGTTCAAAATGAAACTGGAACAATTAGTTAGGGAGGGAGGGAGCAACTAAATAGAAAAGGATTGTGGCTATCCTACCAAGACTTTCAAACTTGACGGGGTGATCTATCTGTTCACAAAGAACCAAAATAAAACAATCACAACTATGATGTAAATACACTTGGGAATTCACCGTTATTAAGTCGACACTGTAATGAATACTCAATGACAAATAATACAAGTACAAGCAATTAATATGTACGTGTAAGGATGTTTTTCCATAAATTTGTtatagaaagaaaaagaaaagaaaaatacttGGAGAAGAGCAAGTGCATTGCAGACTCTGTTTGATTGTACTGGAGTCAAATTCGGTGGTGATAAGACAGGGTAAATGGAGACAATTTCCTgcaatcacaaaaaaaaaaaaggcaataTGTGTATTACTCCAAGTCACAAGGCACCATATAGCTCATGGACCAAAAAGTTAGATTCAAAGTTCATGCTGGTTACCAGGGTATAgtaaaagaattaacaaacaacataTAATTCTACAGGCAGATCTACATTTCAAAACCTACTTCGCAGGTGTTTAGTTGATTTACTGAATCCAGCAATCTTACAtggaaaaaattataatattattttaaactccaTTCAATTTAGGGTACATTTAGCTtatataaacataatttttaattacaaatttCTGTCTATGAAACTAATTTAACccaagtgacaaaaaaatcaaaaagtaCAGTGTATTTTATGTGTAGTGACATAAACTGATTAATACACAGGTTGACCACCTCTGTCAAACAAATAAATTCATGATATAATTATAAGGTAGGTATAAAATTGGgataaataaattcttataaATTTTGTGAAGCATACCTGTAAAAGGGCAGCAATAGTACCAAACGAATTCCACAATAATGGAGCCAAATCTTGAAATAATTCTCTCTTCTAAAAAGGAAACAAAGACAAAACAAGTCTATTAGGCATACCTGAATGAGTGCAGCAATAGTACCAAAAGAATTCCACACGAAAGGAGCCAAATCTTGAAATAATTCCTTGTTCTATAAAATAAGACGAAAGGCAGCACAAGTTTACAATCATACTGCAATTGGGAAATTTATGGGAAGGTACAATATatggattattgttttttaaCTAATATTAAACACGTAAAGACAAGCAACCTTATAGCAAATATTCGACATCTTACGGGGACAAAAAGCAATACTAGCGAAGATCAACTCATAAGTAACTTATAGcattaattatttacattatttCCATGTGCTAAGTAGTTGTACAATCATCAAATTTATAGGTAAGATTTTGTGATCTTACAAACCCTTACCTAAAAAACCATATTAAATTCATTACAAGATTCCAAGCTCTCACAATTCCAAACTCTTTAATAAAACTCTACGATACTCCCTCTTTTGCTCCTCACAGACCATTAGAAAAAATACACAAAGACCAGAAAAGGCAACAAGTTCCTTCATAATGGTTATACTTCAAAATATCCTGTATAAGCCAATAATCACCTCAAGTTATCTTTTAGTAACAAAGGCTCCTAGACTTTGGATCTGCAGCAATAGTGATGGTTGATTTTGAATGACAAGTCCAGATATTTCCCAGATATTTGTTTACTCGAGAGAGGCGTAAGCAGAAAGGCCATCGAcaggtaaaaatattctatggATCATGGACCAAATTCCATCAAAAGATTTCACTAAGAAGAAGACATTGTCAAACTCACCCCAACACAGGGTATGGAAGTCCTTTAGCACTAGACCAAGAAGACAATGAAGGTTCAGAAGGTAGCATATCTCGATGAGCCATCTTGGAAAATTGAACAATGCGGGAACTAAAGAAACCAACAGAATATACTTTACTAAAACTCGAGAGTGGTAGACCAGATAGTAAAGAATCCAAAATTGTTACCTAGGCGTCTAACCAAATTAAGGAGGCATCTAATTGTATACAGATTAACGCCTAGGTAGGGTAGTCCAGTAaaccaaaaaaagaaagaaagaatcaaattttcaaaatcctcATATTTTGCAATTTTCCACTTGATGATATCTCACACAGCTAACCATAAAGCTTCCACAATGTGGTGCCCGCATAACCGTACCTATAGACAGACTCTGCCTCTAGTGGATCACAAAAACTATCAAAAGATCGATACTAACATAATGGTTCTTCACATACTCAGCAAAACTCAAGATTGGAAGATAATATAGTAAAAAGGGCTTCCAACCAAGCTGAGCCAGTAACAGATAGGATAAGAATAAGATTTAACACCTCGATAGGGTTTAACAGAGCACGACAAATGAAAGAATCAAACTATTTGGAATTCTCATATTTTGCAATTTTCCACTTGGAGCAATCTCGCACAGCCCACCGTAAGTTTCCACAATGTGGTACCCACCTACCTGATACCCCCTATAGACAGACTCTACCACTAGCAGATCACAAAAAAATTCCAAAAGTTTAATACCAAAATACTGATTCTTTATATAATCAGCAAAAAATaaacacataatttaattttaattgaaaaccgtacaagaattttttttaaaaatccacAAACAAAAGCattatcatcaaaaacagaCAAGTAAGGATAAATTAATCATTCAAGCTCAAGAATGCATCTTTAGGGGTATCTTAGTATAAAGCACAAAGTTAAAAAAGAATACTATTATGGCCTATTTGGGAACttggattttatttgaaatccTGTATTTGATCAAAAGACATGTTtggatacaaaaaaaaaaaaaaagaagttgtATTTGAATTGAAATTCAGGAcattcaaatactagtataaagcTGAGAATTTATAATGACAtctcaaatcatgtcatttgaaatccaaaatttgaaatgaaatacatgtttCCAAATGCAATCTTATTTCATTTACAACAAATAAGTATAGCAATAGAGTTGGAACTGTgatatgtttgtgtgtgtaaaaCCAACTTTGGAGAAATCAAGAAGAACATAGAGTTATACATTACGTTAATAAACAGAATGGAAGAACAGTAAGTACTTGAGATATATCAGAATATTCtttattataacttaaaaagtTGAAGTTGGTAGACAATATAGTAAAAAGGCATCCAACAACAAAAAATCCACAAAAAGTTCAATCTTGATTAAAAATCCTATAGGAATAAAATATTCTCCCCAAATAAATGCATTATCACCAAAAACAAATAAGTATCAAGAAAAAAACCATTTAAGCCCAAGTATGTATCTTTAGCACTATCttaattgttaatataattaaaagtatAAAGTTGAAtaacaatatttataattcattcACAACAAATTAGTACAGCAATAGAATTGAAGCAGTGAATACCATGGAGAGTTCAAGAACAGCATAATGTTGAACATTATGGTAATAAAAGAAGGGAAG
This genomic window contains:
- the LOC108227160 gene encoding uncharacterized protein LOC108227160 isoform X1; this translates as MNVGSFGGAGSSTAVGAPANIDRKMQTAEQLVLDLSNPDVRENALLELSKKRELFQDLAPLLWNSFGTIAALLQEIVSIYPVLSPPNLTPVQSNRVCNALALLQCVASHPDTRMLFLNAHIPLYLYPFLNTTSKSRPFEYLRLTSLGVIGALVKVDDTEVISFLLSTEIIPLCLRTMEMGSELSKTVATFIVQKILLDDVGLDYICTTAERFFAVGRVLANMVAALAEQPSSRLLKHIIRCYLRLSDNPRACDALRSCLPDMLRDTTFSSCLREDPTTRRWLQNLLVNVQGPRVTLQGGGGFEHMMVN
- the LOC108227160 gene encoding uncharacterized protein LOC108227160 isoform X2, coding for MNVGSFGGAGSSTAVGAPANIDRKMQTAEQLVLDLSNPDVRENALLELSKNKELFQDLAPFVWNSFGTIAALIQEIVSIYPVLSPPNLTPVQSNRVCNALALLQCVASHPDTRMLFLNAHIPLYLYPFLNTTSKSRPFEYLRLTSLGVIGALVKVDDTEVISFLLSTEIIPLCLRTMEMGSELSKTVATFIVQKILLDDVGLDYICTTAERFFAVGRVLANMVAALAEQPSSRLLKHIIRCYLRLSDNPRACDALRSCLPDMLRDTTFSSCLREDPTTRRWLQNLLVNVQGPRVTLQGGGGFEHMMVN